In Bryobacteraceae bacterium, the following proteins share a genomic window:
- a CDS encoding type II toxin-antitoxin system VapC family toxin: MILILDASAAVRAAFEADNPRWRLPIEQADLILAPDLLPAEAANAFWKYVRAGQLKRDSAANLLRSALELVDEYRSVHELALEAFDLGVLMDRPVYDLVYLAMARRHSACLLTADDKLRVAADRIGIRIAEAAEVS; the protein is encoded by the coding sequence TTGATCCTCATCCTCGACGCGAGCGCCGCCGTGCGCGCCGCATTCGAAGCGGACAACCCACGGTGGCGCCTGCCGATCGAGCAGGCCGACCTCATCCTCGCCCCTGATCTCCTCCCCGCCGAGGCCGCCAATGCCTTCTGGAAGTACGTCCGCGCCGGCCAACTGAAGCGCGACTCCGCCGCCAATCTGCTCCGCTCCGCCCTCGAACTGGTGGATGAGTACCGGTCGGTTCACGAACTCGCCCTGGAAGCCTTTGACCTCGGCGTCCTCATGGACCGCCCCGTCTATGACTTGGTCTACCTCGCCATGGCCCGCCGCCACAGCGCGTGCCTTCTCACAGCCGACGACAAACTCCGCGTCGCGGCCGATCGCATCGGCATTCGAATCGCGGAAGCCGCCGAAGTATCCTGA
- a CDS encoding bestrophin family ion channel, whose product MIDYDPHSWLDHFFDIKGSMVREILGRVAVCVAFAVLVVLAYQRGVHLAIPSTLHALVGLALGLLLVFRTNASYDRFWEGRKLWGGIVNETRNLVRMGTIHFPHDRELLRDLTRWTALFPYAAMHSLRGVKAVGREVPGFTDAELARAEAAQHPVLAVATRMSECLQEARRRGYVTDFVQMAADQNVQLLIDYLGGCERIRKTPLPFAYVVHLRRALVVYCFTLPFALVETYGWTTILDVLMVSYVFFGIEEIGVEIEGPFGFDDNDLPLEAISQTIRDNVLALAAATSPETGTPAQP is encoded by the coding sequence ATGATCGACTACGATCCTCATTCCTGGCTCGATCACTTCTTCGATATCAAGGGCTCGATGGTCCGCGAGATCCTTGGCCGCGTCGCCGTGTGCGTTGCGTTCGCGGTGCTGGTCGTCCTCGCCTACCAGCGCGGAGTCCATCTCGCCATCCCCTCCACGCTCCACGCGCTCGTCGGACTCGCGCTCGGCCTGCTCCTCGTCTTCCGCACCAACGCCTCCTACGACCGGTTCTGGGAAGGCCGCAAGCTCTGGGGCGGCATCGTCAACGAGACCCGTAACCTCGTCCGCATGGGAACCATCCATTTCCCCCACGACCGCGAACTGCTCCGCGACCTCACCCGCTGGACCGCGCTATTCCCCTACGCCGCCATGCACTCGCTCCGCGGCGTGAAAGCCGTCGGTCGCGAAGTTCCCGGCTTCACCGACGCCGAACTCGCCCGCGCCGAAGCCGCGCAGCACCCCGTGCTCGCTGTCGCCACCCGCATGAGTGAGTGCTTGCAGGAAGCCCGCCGTCGGGGCTATGTCACCGACTTCGTCCAGATGGCCGCCGACCAGAACGTCCAACTGCTTATCGATTACCTCGGCGGCTGTGAGCGCATCCGCAAGACGCCGCTCCCCTTCGCCTACGTCGTCCACCTCCGCCGCGCGCTTGTCGTCTACTGCTTCACGCTCCCGTTCGCGCTGGTCGAGACCTACGGCTGGACCACGATCCTTGATGTCCTCATGGTCAGCTACGTCTTCTTCGGCATTGAGGAAATCGGGGTCGAGATCGAGGGCCCCTTCGGCTTCGACGACAACGATCTCCCGCTCGAGGCCATTTCGCAAACCATCCGCGACAACGTCCTCGCTCTCGCTGCCGCTACTTCCCCCGAAACCGGAACGCCAGCCCAACCGTGA
- a CDS encoding TonB-dependent receptor plug domain-containing protein: protein MRFATAILFATLFAKAQTPEPVKTSIVITASPLQPEVDHRNKEVFERTLFSRDDQVFHLLEAGINAGQHEGGGKSVEIRRFGFNLDHGGVNGGLKVLVDNIQQNQTTQGHGQGYLGALKGLSPELVEETTIVNGPFSPEYGDFSGLGVVHVRLRESLPDQWTARMQGGSFNNKRGFLAFSPDWKNVDSYAAYDGSHSDGPFVKPLDYRRDNVTGNMTRRLARQRSFAVKWSASRNDFSSSGQIPLDEVTAGRMNRFGFLDPGEGGRVRMGTFAGYYRQDFADGSTWKADAFLGRSLFDLFSNFTYFLNDPVNGDGIQQHDSRLQQGANTQYQRPHRVGEGFSMFTAGGNFHANQINVGLYSRVNRNPMDNLTVNHANVANAAGYVQESLTLMTGRLLLQGGARYDLFRFDVRDRLDAAGSASDTSGRWQPKFGAAFTPSRRAPVTLHANYGRGISSIDARSISKNPAGPKIAATDFWQAGVSTRISRVALSGDAFLIQRSNEMVYIADDGSLELYGPSRAYGFETKTSVEITRWLYLSGGVTKVGNAYYREEFPRVYVDRAPHLTANAALTLANWRGWSSSVRMRAINRYGLDGSDAGILAAGHTVWDFSMVRRIRRGVDFQFAIDNVLNRSYWEVQNLVDSRPYRGGAAITGIHGTPGYPRTFTVGLAFRFRGK, encoded by the coding sequence ATGCGTTTCGCCACTGCCATTCTGTTCGCAACGCTTTTCGCCAAAGCGCAGACTCCGGAACCGGTGAAGACGTCGATCGTGATCACGGCGTCGCCGCTGCAGCCGGAAGTCGACCACCGGAACAAGGAAGTCTTCGAGCGTACGCTGTTCTCGCGCGACGACCAGGTGTTCCATCTGCTCGAGGCGGGCATCAACGCGGGGCAGCATGAGGGCGGCGGGAAATCCGTGGAGATACGGCGGTTTGGGTTCAACCTGGACCATGGCGGCGTGAACGGCGGGCTCAAGGTGCTGGTGGACAACATCCAGCAGAACCAGACGACGCAGGGTCACGGACAGGGATACCTGGGGGCGCTGAAGGGTCTGTCGCCGGAACTGGTGGAGGAGACCACCATCGTCAACGGGCCGTTCAGTCCGGAGTATGGCGATTTTTCGGGACTGGGCGTGGTGCATGTGCGGCTGCGGGAGTCGCTGCCGGACCAGTGGACGGCGCGCATGCAGGGCGGGTCTTTCAACAACAAGCGCGGGTTTCTGGCGTTCAGCCCCGATTGGAAGAACGTGGACTCGTATGCAGCCTACGATGGGTCGCACAGCGACGGTCCGTTTGTGAAGCCGCTCGACTACCGGCGGGACAACGTGACGGGGAACATGACACGCCGGCTGGCGCGGCAGCGTTCGTTCGCCGTGAAGTGGAGCGCCTCTCGGAACGACTTCTCGTCGTCGGGGCAGATACCGCTCGACGAGGTGACCGCAGGGCGCATGAACCGGTTCGGCTTCCTCGATCCGGGCGAGGGCGGGCGGGTGCGGATGGGGACGTTCGCCGGGTACTATCGTCAGGACTTCGCGGACGGTTCGACGTGGAAAGCAGACGCGTTTCTCGGCCGTTCTCTGTTCGACCTGTTCTCAAATTTCACCTACTTTCTCAACGATCCAGTGAATGGCGACGGCATCCAGCAGCACGATTCGCGCCTGCAGCAGGGCGCGAACACGCAGTATCAGCGGCCGCATCGGGTGGGCGAGGGCTTCAGCATGTTCACCGCGGGCGGGAACTTTCACGCCAACCAGATCAACGTGGGGCTGTACTCGCGGGTGAACCGGAATCCGATGGACAACCTGACGGTGAATCACGCGAACGTGGCCAATGCGGCCGGGTACGTGCAGGAGAGCCTGACGCTGATGACGGGCCGCCTCCTGCTGCAGGGCGGCGCGCGGTACGACTTGTTCCGGTTCGACGTGCGGGACCGGCTGGACGCGGCTGGTTCGGCGAGCGACACGTCCGGACGGTGGCAGCCGAAGTTCGGCGCGGCGTTCACGCCGTCGCGGCGGGCGCCGGTGACGCTGCATGCCAATTACGGCCGCGGGATTTCGTCGATCGACGCGCGGAGCATCAGCAAGAATCCGGCGGGGCCGAAGATCGCGGCAACGGACTTCTGGCAGGCTGGCGTTTCGACACGGATATCGCGCGTGGCGCTGTCGGGCGACGCGTTCCTGATTCAGCGATCGAACGAGATGGTGTACATCGCCGACGACGGATCGCTCGAATTGTACGGGCCGTCGCGGGCGTATGGGTTTGAGACGAAGACGTCGGTGGAGATCACGCGGTGGTTGTATCTGAGCGGCGGCGTGACGAAGGTTGGGAATGCGTATTACCGCGAGGAGTTCCCACGGGTGTACGTGGATCGCGCGCCGCACTTGACGGCGAATGCGGCTTTGACGCTGGCCAACTGGCGGGGGTGGAGTTCGTCGGTGCGGATGAGGGCGATCAACCGGTACGGGTTGGATGGGAGCGACGCGGGGATTTTGGCGGCCGGCCACACGGTGTGGGACTTCAGCATGGTGCGGCGGATCCGGCGCGGGGTGGATTTCCAGTTCGCGATCGACAACGTACTCAACCGCAGTTATTGGGAAGTGCAGAATCTGGTGGATTCGCGGCCGTACCGCGGCGGGGCGGCGATCACGGGGATTCACGGGACGCCGGGCTATCCCCGGACGTTCACGGTTGGGCTGGCGTTCCGGTTTCGGGGGAAGTAG